From a region of the Constantimarinum furrinae genome:
- a CDS encoding short chain dehydrogenase, producing the protein MKILIIGGSGTIGKKVVERFSETDEVIVAGRNSGDVTVDISSSESIKKMFEKSGTLDAVVNIAGDAKWDKFDNLSEEDYYIGIKSKMMGQVNLVRLGRKHLNPGGSITLTTGILADEPVDMTTSAAMVNGAVQSFVKAVALELDNGHRVNVVSADLVEDAYEKYKDYFPGNTPVAMNKVVDGYVKSVKGKINGEILRIRA; encoded by the coding sequence ATGAAAATTTTAATAATAGGCGGAAGTGGTACTATAGGTAAAAAGGTGGTGGAACGTTTTTCTGAGACGGATGAAGTAATCGTAGCCGGAAGAAATTCAGGTGATGTGACCGTCGATATCTCATCTTCAGAATCTATAAAGAAAATGTTCGAAAAGTCCGGGACATTAGACGCCGTTGTAAATATTGCAGGAGATGCAAAATGGGACAAATTCGATAACCTATCGGAAGAGGATTATTACATCGGTATAAAAAGTAAGATGATGGGGCAGGTAAATTTAGTGAGACTGGGAAGAAAACATTTAAACCCCGGAGGTTCCATTACACTAACGACAGGAATTTTAGCAGACGAGCCGGTCGATATGACTACCAGTGCTGCTATGGTAAATGGCGCTGTACAGAGTTTTGTAAAGGCAGTGGCTCTCGAACTTGATAACGGACATCGGGTTAATGTGGTATCTGCAGATCTTGTGGAAGATGCCTATGAAAAATACAAGGATTATTTCCCCGGAAATACTCCCGTTGCAATGAATAAAGTGGTTGACGGATATGTAAAATCGGTTAAGGGAAAAATAAATGGTGAAATACTTCGAATAAGAGCATAA